From Antechinus flavipes isolate AdamAnt ecotype Samford, QLD, Australia chromosome 1, AdamAnt_v2, whole genome shotgun sequence:
AGTTGTCCAAGGAGGTCTGGACACCTCAAAATCAGTTTTAGGTGGAACCAAGGACACTGTATTATCTAGTGTCACTGGTGCCACAAATGTAGCCAAAGGAGCTCTGCAAACTGGTTTGGACACCACACAGAAAATAGCAACAGGCACTAAGGACACTGTCTGCACTGGGGTCACTGGAGCCATGAATGTGGCCAAAGGAGTTGTCCAAGGAGGTCTGGACACCTCAAAATCAGTCTTAGGTGGAACCAAGGACACTGTTCTCAGTAGTGTGACTGGTGCAACAAAAATGGCCAAAGGAGCTGTCCAGAGTAGCTTGGATGCTACACAAAACATAGCAACTGGTACTAAAGACACTGTCTACTGTGGGGTCACAGGAGCCATGAATATGGCCAAAGGAGTTGTCCAAGGAGGTCTGGACACCTCAAAATCAGTTTTAGGTGGAACCAAGGACACTGTATTATCTAGTGTCACCGGTGCCACAAATGTAGCCAAAGGAGCTCTGCAAGCTGGCTTGGATACCACACAGAAAATAGCAACAGGCACTAAGGACACTGTCTGCACTGGGGTCACTGGAGCCATGAATGTGGCCAAAGGAGTTGTCCAAGGAGGTCTGGACACCTCAAAATCAGTTTTAGGTGGAACCAAGGACACTGTGTTATCTAGTGTCACCGGTGCCACAAATGTAGCCAAAGGAGCTCTGCAAACTGGTTTGGATACCACACAGAAAATAGCAACAGGCACTAAGGACACTGTCTGCACTGGGGTCACTGGAGCCATGAATGTGGCCAAAGGAGTTGTCCAAGGAGGTCTGGACACCTCAAAATCAGTCTTAGGTGGAACCAAGGACACTGTTCTCAGTAGTGTGACTGGTGCAACAAAAATGGCCAAAGGAGCTGTCCAGAGTAGCTTGGATGTTACACAAAACATAGCAACTGGTACTAAAGACACTGTCTACAGTGGGGTCACTGGAGCCATGAATATAGCCAAAGGAGTTGTCCAAGGAGGTCTGGACACCTCAAAATCAGTTTTAGGTGGAACCAAGGACACTGTATTATCTAGTGTCACCGGTGCCACAAATGTAACCAAGGGAGCCCTGCAAACTGGTTTGGACACCACACAGAAAATAGCAACAGGCACTAAGGACACTGTCAGCACTGGGCTCACTGGAGCCATGAATGTGGCCAAAGGAGTTGTCCAAGGAGGTCTGGACACCTCAAAATCAGTTTTAGGTGGAACTAAAGACACTGTGTTATCTAGTGTCACCGGTGCCACAAATGTAGCCAAAGGAGCTCTGCAAACTGGTTTGGACACCACACAGAAAATAGCAACAGGCACTAAGGACACTGTCTACACTGGGGTCACTGGAGCCATGAATGTGGCCAAAGGAGTTGTCCAAGGAGGTCTGGACACCTCAAAATCAGTCTTAGGTGGAACCAAGGACACTGTTCTCAGTAGTGTGACTGGTGCAACAAAAATGGCCAAAGGAGCTGTCCAGAGTAGCTTGGATGCTACACAAAACATAGCAACTGGTACTAAAGACACTGTCTACAGTGGGGTCACTGGTGCAGTGAATGTGGCCAAAGGAGTTTTCCAAGGAGGTCTGGACACCTCAAAATCAGTTTTAGGTGGAACCAAGGACACTGTATTATCTAGTGTCACCGGTGCCACAAATGTAGCCAAGGGAGCCCTGCAAACTGGTTTGGACACCACACAGAAAATAGCAACAGGCACGAAGGACACTGTCTGCACTGGGCTCACTGGAGCCATGAATGTGGCCAAAGGAGTTGTCCAAGGAGGTCTGGACACCTCAAAATCAGTTTTAGGTGGAACTAAAGATACCTTGTTATCTAGTGTCACCGGTGCCACAAATGTAGCCAAGGGAGCCCTGCAAACTGGCTTGGACACCACACAGAAAATAGCAACAGGCACGAAGGACACTGCCTGCACTGGGGTCACTGGTGCAGTGAATGTGGCCAAAGGAGTTGTCCAAGGAGGTCTGGACACCTCAAAATCAGTTTTAGGTGGAACCAAGGACACTGTGTTATCTAGTGTCACTGGTGCCACAAATGTAGCCAAAGGAGCTCTGCAAACTGGTTTGGACACCACACAGAAAACAGCAACAGGCACTAAGGACACTGTCTGCACTGGGCTCACTGGAGCCATGAATGTGGCCAAAGGAGTTGTCCAAGGAGGTCTGGACACCTCAAAATCAGTCTTAGGTGGAACTAAAGACACTGTGTTATCTAGTGTCACAGGTGCCACAAATGCAGCCAAGGGAGCCCTACAAACTGGTTTGGACACCACACAGAAAATAGCAACAGGCACGAAGGACACTGTCTGCACTGGGCTCACTGGAGCCATGAATGTGGCCAAAGGAGTTGTCCAAGGAGGCCTGGACACCTCAAAATCTGTTTTAGGTGGAACTAAAGACACTGTGTTATCTAGTGTCACCAGTGCCACAAATATAACCAAGGGAGCGCTGCAAACTGGTTTGGACACCACACAGAAAATAGCAACAGGCACTAAGGACACTGTCTGCACTGGGGTCACTGGAGCCATGAATGTGGCCAAAGGAGTTGTCCAAGGAGGTCTGGACACCTCAAAATCAGTCTTAGGTGGAACCAAGGACACTGTTCTCAGTAGTGTGACTGGTGCAACAAAAATGGCCAAAGGAGCTGTCCAGAATAGCTTGGATGCTACACAAAACATAGCAACTGGTACTAAAGACACTGTCTACAGTGGGGTCACTGGTGCAGTGAATGTGGCCAAAGGAGTTTTCCAAGGAGGTCTGGACACCTCAAAATCAGTTTTAGGTGGAACCAAGGACACTGTATTATCTAGTGTCACCGGTGCCACAAATGTAGCCAAGGGAGCCCTGCAAACTGGTTTGGACACCACACAGAAAATAGCCACTGGCACTAAGGACACTGTCTGCACTGGGGTCACTGGAGCCATGAATGTGGCCAAAGGAGTTGTCCAAGGAGGTCTGGACACCTCAAAATCAGTTTTAGGTGGAACTAAAGATACCTTGTTATCTAGTGTCACCGGTGCCACAAATGTAACCAAGGGAGCCCTGCAAACTGGCTTGGACACCACACAGAAAATAGCAACAGGCACAAAGGACACTGTCTGCACTGGGGTCACTGGAGCCATGAATGTGGCCAAAGGAGTTATTCAAGGAGGTCTGGACACCTCTAAATCAGTCTTAGGTGGAACCAAGGACACTGTTTTATCTAGTGTCACCAGTGCCACAAATGTAGCCAAGGGAGCCCTGCAAACTGGTTTGGACACCACACAGAAAATAGCAACTGGTACAAAGGACACTGTCTGCACTGGGGTCACTGGAGCCATGAATGTGGCCAAAGGAGTTGTCCAAGGAGGTCTGGACACCTCAAAATCAGTTTTAGGTGGAACTAAAGATACCTTGTTATCTAGTGTCACCGGTGCCACAAATGTAACCAAGGGAGCCCTGCAAACTGGCTTGGACACCACACAGAAAATAGCAACAGGCACAAAGGACACTGTCTGCACTGGGGTCACTGGAGCCATGAATGTGGCCAAAGGAGTTATTCAAGGAGGTCTGGACACCTCAAAATCAGTCTTAGGTGGAACCAAGGACACTGTTTTATCTAGTGTCACCAGTGCCACAAATGTAGCCAAGGGAGCCCTGCAAACTGGTTTGGACACCACACAGAAAATAGCAACTGGTACAAAGGACACTGTCTGCACTGGAGTCACTGGAGCCATGAATGTGGCCAAAGGAGTTGTCCAAGGAGGTCTGGACACCTCAAAATCAGTTTTAGGTGGAACTAAAGACACTGTATTATCTAGTGTCACCGGTGCCACAAATGTAGCCAAGGGAGCTCTGCAAACTGGCTTGGACACCACACAGAAAATAGCAACAGGCACGAAGGACACTGTCTGCACTGGGGTCACTGGAGCCATGAATGTGGCCAAAGGAGTTGTTCAAGGAGGTCTGGACACCTCAAAATCAGTTGTGACTGGTGCAACAAAAATGGCCAAAGGAGCTGTCCAGAGTAGCTTGGATGCTACACAAAACATAGCTACTGGCAATAAGGATTTTGGATGCAGTACAGTCACTGGTGCAGTGAATGAAAGTATTTTCCAGGAGGAAGGTATAGACACCACAAAATGCATCATGAGTGGAACCAACAACTGGATCTGCAGTGGTTTGACTGGTACAATGCCCATGGCCAAAGGAACCATTCAGACTGGGTTGAATACCACACCATTAGTCATCCCCGTCAACAAAGATGCTATGTCCAGAGAAGAGACTAAAGCAGAGGACCGGGCCAGAAAAGCTGTCCCTGGATGTACAGACACCACCACAGTAGCTACAACAGGCACCACAGGCCTGGTCACCAGCATGAGAGATTTTGCTAAAGAAGTCCCCCAGGTAGAAACAAGCGTATCTGACTACCCCAGCCTAGGTAAAGAGCCTGGTGCCACCTGTGTGGTGATGAGCAACATGGAAACTCTAGTGCACAAGTCAGAGAAGCAGCTGCCTGCTTTCCTCCCCATGAACGAAGAAGAACAAGGTGAGTAAATGTCTTGAAGAAGGCAGACGAGGTATAGAACAAGTAGGGAGTGGAGTAGGTTTTAATTATTTATCCTCCATTCCACTTGCCTTTACTCTAGTGCTGGGTCACTCTCACAGTACTGAATCTAGCTGACCATCAACTCCCAGTGTTTGACTACTGGTTCCTAGAGAACCTTAGTCCTCTGGTTTGAAGAGTTGGCTCTGGGACTTACCTGACCACTCCCTTCACTCAACTCCAATTTCAATCTAACAGAGTAGAAAATTTCCTATTTCAGTGAAAAGACATCTAGGAagaactcaaggaaaaaaatgtcttttaaaacataattctcAGATGATTATGACTTTAGTATAAAAAAGTCCATTAACAAAAGGCTAATTTGTCATTAACTGTTATTTTGATTaataattgttatatattatCCTACAGATATACTGTAAAGTCCATGAAGGCAGGAACTTTCctccagtgcctagcatacagtagatgtttaataataacaaaataacaatgagcaaagaaggaaagggaacttGGAGGAAGACCTAAGGACCTCTTTAGAgttcttcctctccccattttccctTCTGCAGCTCAGCTGGCTGCCTCTGATCTCGGGCCAAAGGTGCTGTCCACAGACCAGAACAATTACTTTGTGCAATTGGGAAACCTGTCCACCAGCCTGCACCAGCGGGCCTATGAGCACACCCTAAGCAAACTGTGGCAGAACAAGGCACAGGCCTGGGGGACCTTGGCCCAGTTGCAGGAAACCCTCAAACTGGTAAGAAAACTCTCCTCCACCTCCCACGCCCTTTTGTTCTTCCGTCAGCACCATTTACATCACTGGGAAACTCACCTATTTTAGCCAAGGTTAGAAGACCTTTGCCCTCACCATATCAACCTTTTCCTCTACAGATCTcaaaatgtttaacctataagcATTTATATCATGTCCCACCTCCCTCCATCCACAGGCACCACCACAGAGGAATAAAATGCCTTTGCCATCCATCACCTTTTCTGTGCAACTCTTACTCTGTTGCCCCCTCTCTGAGATCCCTCCAACTTCAAGGCCATACTTGTTTCAGTCCCTATCAAATGCCTTGGGCTCCAAAACTATTCTTCATGCTTCCCCTAAATTCTTATCTCCTTGGTTCTGGGATTTTTGCTAGATAGGACAAAAATAATCTAAACCAAGTTATTCTGGGGAAAGAATGACTTATCCCTTCGAACaatgcttacacacacacacacacacacacacacacacacacacacacacacatccacacattGATCTGAGCAGAATTTTAGACACAGTGGTTTGGAAGGGAAGGGATAAACTCCTAAAGTTATACTACAAGGTTTCCTAAATCTGGCCTGTATGAAATCTGAGTGTGCATTATTCCCACTGCTATTTTTCACCACATTAACTACGTtgatgggttttgttttgttcttcctttcaAGTATCTTCAGAGTGTGGGAAGTCAGTATTTATCCTAATCCAGTTAGAAGCCCCATACCATAAGGGTGACCCTAGAGGGGAGC
This genomic window contains:
- the PLIN4 gene encoding perilipin-4 isoform X27; protein product: MSTGAEGAAAAPNQGQESKPKSQTLGSFLGSLPLFGSARNLFSSNSSKEARGNSKSGPNAQKSSTVDEHPSGSLARLEEKPPGKEMSEAKEVCSVVTRKKETGTPGVANMVDMAKGMVQGSLDSTKSIVSSTKNSVCKGVTGTLDTAKGATQVIAKGAIEGGLNTTNTIVSGTKDFVCSGVTSAVNVTKGAVQSGLDATQNIATGTKDTVCTGVTGALNVAKGTIQGGLETSKSVLGGTKDTVLSSVTGATNVAKGALQAGLDTTQKITTGTKDTVCTGVTGAMNVAKGVVQGGLDTSKSVLGGTKDTVLSSVTGATNVAKGALQTGLDTTQKIATGTKDTVCTGVTGAMNVAKGVVQGGLDTSKSVLGGTKDTVLSSVTGATNVAKGALQTGLDTTQKIATGTKDTVCTGVTGAMNVAKGVVQGGLDTSKSVLGGTKDTVLSSVTGATNVAKGALQTGLDTTQKIATGTKDTVCTGVTGAVNVAKGVVQGGLDTSKSVLGGTKDTVLSSVTGATNAAKGALQTGLDTTQKIATGTKDTVCTGLTGAMNVAKGVVQGGLDTSKSVLGGTKDTVLSSVTSATNITKGALQTGLDTTQKIATGTKDTVCTGVTGAMNVAKGVVQGGLDTSKSVLGGTKDTVLSSVTGATNVAKGALQTGLDTTQKIATGTKDTVCTGVTGAMNVAKGVVQGGLDTSKSVLGGTKDTLLSSVTGATNVTKGALQTGLDTTQKIATGTKDTVCTGVTGAMNVAKGVIQGGLDTSKSVLGGTKDTVLSSVTSATNVAKGALQTGLDTTQKIATGTKDTVCTGVTGAMNVAKGVVQGGLDTSKSVLGGTKDTLLSSVTGATNVTKGALQTGLDTTQKIATGTKDTVCTGVTGAMNVAKGVIQGGLDTSKSVLGGTKDTVLSSVTSATNVAKGALQTGLDTTQKIATGTKDTVCTGVTGAMNVAKGVVQGGLDTSKSVLGGTKDTVLSSVTGATNVAKGALQTGLDTTQKIATGTKDTVCTGVTGAMNVAKGVVQGGLDTSKSVVTGATKMAKGAVQSSLDATQNIATGNKDFGCSTVTGAVNESIFQEEGIDTTKCIMSGTNNWICSGLTGTMPMAKGTIQTGLNTTPLVIPVNKDAMSREETKAEDRARKAVPGCTDTTTVATTGTTGLVTSMRDFAKEVPQVETSVSDYPSLGKEPGATCVVMSNMETLVHKSEKQLPAFLPMNEEEQAQLAASDLGPKVLSTDQNNYFVQLGNLSTSLHQRAYEHTLSKLWQNKAQAWGTLAQLQETLKLIEEAKQDTEESHAGEEGRLFHQQRLGWSQCQETEQTELPESRLLPRARSLVQQLHASYGVLATSLQGLPTEFQQGIRRARHSVGELHGLLAIARSFGDLSAIELAQSRESLNHTWQGLEGLMAGLAQEPPLTWLMGPFTMIKE
- the PLIN4 gene encoding perilipin-4 isoform X13 codes for the protein MSTGAEGAAAAPNQGQESKPKSQTLGSFLGSLPLFGSARNLFSSNSSKEARGNSKSGPNAQKSSTVDEHPSGSLARLEEKPPGKEMSEAKEVCSVVTRKKETGTPGVANMVDMAKGMVQGSLDSTKSIVSSTKNSVCKGVTGTLDTAKGATQVIAKGAIEGGLNTTNTIVSGTKDFVCSGVTSAVNVTKGAVQSGLDATQNIATGTKDTVCTGVTGALNVAKGTIQGGLETSKSVLGGTKDTVLSSVTGATNVAKGALQAGLDTTQKITTGTKDTVCTGVTGAMNVAKGVVQGGLDTSKSVLGGTKDTVLSSVTGATNVAKGALQTGLDTTQKIATGTKDTVCTGVTGAMNVAKGVVQGGLDTSKSVLGGTKDTVLSSVTGATNVAKGALQTGLDTTQKIATGTKDTVCTGVTGAMNVAKGVVQGGLDTSKSVLGGTKDTVLSSVTGATNVAKGALQTGLDTTQKIATGTKDTVCTGVTGAVNVAKGVVQGGLDTSKSVLGGTKDTVLSSVTGATNVAKGALQTGLDTTQKIATGTKDTVCTGLTGAMNVAKGVVQGGLDTSKSVLGGTKDTLLSSVTGATNVAKGALQTGLDTTQKIATGTKDTACTGVTGAVNVAKGVVQGGLDTSKSVLGGTKDTVLSSVTGATNVAKGALQTGLDTTQKTATGTKDTVCTGLTGAMNVAKGVVQGGLDTSKSVLGGTKDTVLSSVTGATNAAKGALQTGLDTTQKIATGTKDTVCTGLTGAMNVAKGVVQGGLDTSKSVLGGTKDTVLSSVTSATNITKGALQTGLDTTQKIATGTKDTVCTGVTGAMNVAKGVVQGGLDTSKSVLGGTKDTVLSSVTGATNVAKGALQTGLDTTQKIATGTKDTVCTGVTGAMNVAKGVVQGGLDTSKSVLGGTKDTLLSSVTGATNVTKGALQTGLDTTQKIATGTKDTVCTGVTGAMNVAKGVIQGGLDTSKSVLGGTKDTVLSSVTSATNVAKGALQTGLDTTQKIATGTKDTVCTGVTGAMNVAKGVVQGGLDTSKSVLGGTKDTLLSSVTGATNVTKGALQTGLDTTQKIATGTKDTVCTGVTGAMNVAKGVIQGGLDTSKSVLGGTKDTVLSSVTSATNVAKGALQTGLDTTQKIATGTKDTVCTGVTGAMNVAKGVVQGGLDTSKSVLGGTKDTVLSSVTGATNVAKGALQTGLDTTQKIATGTKDTVCTGVTGAMNVAKGVVQGGLDTSKSVVTGATKMAKGAVQSSLDATQNIATGNKDFGCSTVTGAVNESIFQEEGIDTTKCIMSGTNNWICSGLTGTMPMAKGTIQTGLNTTPLVIPVNKDAMSREETKAEDRARKAVPGCTDTTTVATTGTTGLVTSMRDFAKEVPQVETSVSDYPSLGKEPGATCVVMSNMETLVHKSEKQLPAFLPMNEEEQAQLAASDLGPKVLSTDQNNYFVQLGNLSTSLHQRAYEHTLSKLWQNKAQAWGTLAQLQETLKLIEEAKQDTEESHAGEEGRLFHQQRLGWSQCQETEQTELPESRLLPRARSLVQQLHASYGVLATSLQGLPTEFQQGIRRARHSVGELHGLLAIARSFGDLSAIELAQSRESLNHTWQGLEGLMAGLAQEPPLTWLMGPFTMIKE
- the PLIN4 gene encoding perilipin-4 isoform X41; the encoded protein is MSTGAEGAAAAPNQGQESKPKSQTLGSFLGSLPLFGSARNLFSSNSSKEARGNSKSGPNAQKSSTVDEHPSGSLARLEEKPPGKEMSEAKEVCSVVTRKKETGTPGVANMVDMAKGMVQGSLDSTKSIVSSTKNSVCKGVTGTLDTAKGATQVIAKGAIEGGLNTTNTIVSGTKDFVCSGVTSAVNVTKGAVQSGLDATQNIATGTKDTVCTGVTGALNVAKGTIQGGLETSKSVLGGTKDTVLSSVTGATNVAKGALQAGLDTTQKITTGTKDTVCTGVTGAMNVAKGVVQGGLDTSKSVLGGTKDTVLSSVTGATNVAKGALQTGLDTTQKIATGTKDTVCTGVTGAMNVAKGVVQGGLDTSKSVLGGTKDTVLSSVTGATNVAKGALQTGLDTTQKIATGTKDTVCTGVTGAMNVAKGVVQGGLDTSKSVLGGTKDTVLSSVTGATNVAKGALQTGLDTTQKIATGTKDTVCTGVTGAVNVAKGVVQGGLDTSKSVLGGTKDTVLSSVTGATNVAKGALQTGLDTTQKIATGTKDTVCTGVTGAMNVAKGVVQGGLDTSKSVLGGTKDTLLSSVTGATNVTKGALQTGLDTTQKIATGTKDTVCTGVTGAMNVAKGVIQGGLDTSKSVLGGTKDTVLSSVTSATNVAKGALQTGLDTTQKIATGTKDTVCTGVTGAMNVAKGVVQGGLDTSKSVLGGTKDTLLSSVTGATNVTKGALQTGLDTTQKIATGTKDTVCTGVTGAMNVAKGVIQGGLDTSKSVLGGTKDTVLSSVTSATNVAKGALQTGLDTTQKIATGTKDTVCTGVTGAMNVAKGVVQGGLDTSKSVLGGTKDTVLSSVTGATNVAKGALQTGLDTTQKIATGTKDTVCTGVTGAMNVAKGVVQGGLDTSKSVVTGATKMAKGAVQSSLDATQNIATGNKDFGCSTVTGAVNESIFQEEGIDTTKCIMSGTNNWICSGLTGTMPMAKGTIQTGLNTTPLVIPVNKDAMSREETKAEDRARKAVPGCTDTTTVATTGTTGLVTSMRDFAKEVPQVETSVSDYPSLGKEPGATCVVMSNMETLVHKSEKQLPAFLPMNEEEQAQLAASDLGPKVLSTDQNNYFVQLGNLSTSLHQRAYEHTLSKLWQNKAQAWGTLAQLQETLKLIEEAKQDTEESHAGEEGRLFHQQRLGWSQCQETEQTELPESRLLPRARSLVQQLHASYGVLATSLQGLPTEFQQGIRRARHSVGELHGLLAIARSFGDLSAIELAQSRESLNHTWQGLEGLMAGLAQEPPLTWLMGPFTMIKE
- the PLIN4 gene encoding perilipin-4 isoform X26, yielding MSTGAEGAAAAPNQGQESKPKSQTLGSFLGSLPLFGSARNLFSSNSSKEARGNSKSGPNAQKSSTVDEHPSGSLARLEEKPPGKEMSEAKEVCSVVTRKKETGTPGVANMVDMAKGMVQGSLDSTKSIVSSTKNSVCKGVTGTLDTAKGATQVIAKGAIEGGLNTTNTIVSGTKDFVCSGVTSAVNVTKGAVQSGLDATQNIATGTKDTVCTGVTGALNVAKGTIQGGLETSKSVLGGTKDTVLSSVTGATNVAKGALQAGLDTTQKITTGTKDTVCTGVTGAMNVAKGVVQGGLDTSKSVLGGTKDTVLSSVTGATNVAKGALQTGLDTTQKIATGTKDTVCTGVTGAMNVAKGVVQGGLDTSKSVLGGTKDTVLSSVTGATNVAKGALQTGLDTTQKIATGTKDTVCTGVTGAMNVAKGVVQGGLDTSKSVLGGTKDTVLSSVTGATNVAKGALQTGLDTTQKIATGTKDTVCTGVTGAVNVAKGVVQGGLDTSKSVLGGTKDTVLSSVTGATNAAKGALQTGLDTTQKIATGTKDTVCTGLTGAMNVAKGVVQGGLDTSKSVLGGTKDTVLSSVTSATNITKGALQTGLDTTQKIATGTKDTVCTGVTGAMNVAKGVVQGGLDTSKSVLGGTKDTVLSSVTGATNVAKGALQTGLDTTQKIATGTKDTVCTGVTGAMNVAKGVVQGGLDTSKSVLGGTKDTLLSSVTGATNVTKGALQTGLDTTQKIATGTKDTVCTGVTGAMNVAKGVIQGGLDTSKSVLGGTKDTVLSSVTSATNVAKGALQTGLDTTQKIATGTKDTVCTGVTGAMNVAKGVVQGGLDTSKSVLGGTKDTLLSSVTGATNVTKGALQTGLDTTQKIATGTKDTVCTGVTGAMNVAKGVIQGGLDTSKSVLGGTKDTVLSSVTSATNVAKGALQTGLDTTQKIATGTKDTVCTGVTGAMNVAKGVVQGGLDTSKSVLGGTKDTVLSSVTGATNVAKGALQTGLDTTQKIATGTKDTVCTGVTGAMNVAKGVVQGGLDTSKSVVTGATKMAKGAVQSSLDATQNIATGNKDFGCSTVTGAVNESIFQEEGIDTTKCIMSGTNNWICSGLTGTMPMAKGTIQTGLNTTPLVIPVNKDAMSREETKAEDRARKAVPGCTDTTTVATTGTTGLVTSMRDFAKEVPQVETSVSDYPSLGKEPGATCVVMSNMETLVHKSEKQLPAFLPMNEEEQAQLAASDLGPKVLSTDQNNYFVQLGNLSTSLHQRAYEHTLSKLWQNKAQAWGTLAQLQETLKLIEEAKQDTEESHAGEEGRLFHQQRLGWSQCQETEQTELPESRLLPRARSLVQQLHASYGVLATSLQGLPTEFQQGIRRARHSVGELHGLLAIARSFGDLSAIELAQSRESLNHTWQGLEGLMAGLAQEPPLTWLMGPFTMIKE
- the PLIN4 gene encoding perilipin-4 isoform X7 → MSTGAEGAAAAPNQGQESKPKSQTLGSFLGSLPLFGSARNLFSSNSSKEARGNSKSGPNAQKSSTVDEHPSGSLARLEEKPPGKEMSEAKEVCSVVTRKKETGTPGVANMVDMAKGMVQGSLDSTKSIVSSTKNSVCKGVTGTLDTAKGATQVIAKGAIEGGLNTTNTIVSGTKDFVCSGVTSAVNVTKGAVQSGLDATQNIATGTKDTVCTGVTGALNVAKGTIQGGLETSKSVLGGTKDTVLSSVTGATNVAKGALQAGLDTTQKITTGTKDTVCTGVTGAMNVAKGVVQGGLDTSKSVLGGTKDTVLSSVTGATNVAKGALQTGLDTTQKIATGTKDTVCTGVTGAMNVAKGVVQGGLDTSKSVLGGTKDTVLSSVTGATNVAKGALQTGLDTTQKIATGTKDTVCTGVTGAMNVAKGVVQGGLDTSKSVLGGTKDTVLSSVTGATNVAKGALQTGLDTTQKIATGTKDTVCTGVTGAVNVAKGVVQGGLDTSKSVLGGTKDTVLSSVTGATNVTKGALQTGLDTTQKIATGTKDTVSTGLTGAMNVAKGVVQGGLDTSKSVLGGTKDTVLSSVTGATNVAKGALQTGLDTTQKIATGTKDTVYTGVTGAMNVAKGVVQGGLDTSKSVLGGTKDTVLSSVTGATKMAKGAVQSSLDATQNIATGTKDTVYSGVTGAVNVAKGVFQGGLDTSKSVLGGTKDTVLSSVTGATNVAKGALQTGLDTTQKIATGTKDTVCTGLTGAMNVAKGVVQGGLDTSKSVLGGTKDTLLSSVTGATNVAKGALQTGLDTTQKIATGTKDTACTGVTGAVNVAKGVVQGGLDTSKSVLGGTKDTVLSSVTGATNVAKGALQTGLDTTQKTATGTKDTVCTGLTGAMNVAKGVVQGGLDTSKSVLGGTKDTVLSSVTGATNAAKGALQTGLDTTQKIATGTKDTVCTGLTGAMNVAKGVVQGGLDTSKSVLGGTKDTVLSSVTSATNITKGALQTGLDTTQKIATGTKDTVCTGVTGAMNVAKGVVQGGLDTSKSVLGGTKDTVLSSVTSATNVAKGALQTGLDTTQKIATGTKDTVCTGVTGAMNVAKGVVQGGLDTSKSVLGGTKDTLLSSVTGATNVTKGALQTGLDTTQKIATGTKDTVCTGVTGAMNVAKGVIQGGLDTSKSVLGGTKDTVLSSVTSATNVAKGALQTGLDTTQKIATGTKDTVCTGVTGAMNVAKGVVQGGLDTSKSVLGGTKDTVLSSVTGATNVAKGALQTGLDTTQKIATGTKDTVCTGVTGAMNVAKGVVQGGLDTSKSVVTGATKMAKGAVQSSLDATQNIATGNKDFGCSTVTGAVNESIFQEEGIDTTKCIMSGTNNWICSGLTGTMPMAKGTIQTGLNTTPLVIPVNKDAMSREETKAEDRARKAVPGCTDTTTVATTGTTGLVTSMRDFAKEVPQVETSVSDYPSLGKEPGATCVVMSNMETLVHKSEKQLPAFLPMNEEEQAQLAASDLGPKVLSTDQNNYFVQLGNLSTSLHQRAYEHTLSKLWQNKAQAWGTLAQLQETLKLIEEAKQDTEESHAGEEGRLFHQQRLGWSQCQETEQTELPESRLLPRARSLVQQLHASYGVLATSLQGLPTEFQQGIRRARHSVGELHGLLAIARSFGDLSAIELAQSRESLNHTWQGLEGLMAGLAQEPPLTWLMGPFTMIKE